From Oryzias latipes chromosome 18, ASM223467v1:
tttctgcggtcggcggattatcggcactacatctcccatgatgcaacaAAGTgtctgtcttagcgcacaatgagtctctcctcttaacgtcttaaaacaacgaacacacatcaaacagtttttgaatcttttgacttaatttttaatacatcttttagaaaaaacagctgcagcttccagctttttctgcaacatttatcacaaaaatgcatgtgagattgcagagcggctgtagatcaaaacagactgagctttttttttttttttatttatcttttttttttggatgctggtgtgccgcgggatttttgtcaaggttaaagtgtgccgtggctcaaaaaaggttgaaaaacactgtattaGAGCAAATCAAATCTAAAACCAGAGAATTATCAGAATAAACCAATATTTAAGCTTAAGGAGAAACCTAATATCGACTAATATATGTATAGTACATACTGTATTTAttatgtttaattaaaaatcttAGATTTGCTCAAAGTGGTTTTCTGAAAGAGGATCCTAAGGTCCATCCATACCAAGTTTGGTGCGTGTACCTTAAAATGCAGAATTCTAAGGTAGTTTGGGTCTTCAAGGAAGGCagtaaagtgctttataagtaCACACCACTTGTTGACACCAATGTCTTTTGTCTAAATGAGGCTAAAACTCCTGTTTGTTCTCCAGATGGCTCTTCTGCTCAGCCACATCAGGTGGTTGCAGTTGTTGGTGACGCCGTCACGCTGCCCTGCAGCTTAGAGGACAGAACCAGGTTTGATGACAGTCCAACGGTGGAGTGGACGAGGGCCGACCTGGATCTCAAGGCTGCTCTGGTGTACCGGGACAACTCTGAGGTCTTTGAGATGAAACACCAGCGCTTTGAGTTCCGGACCAGCCTGTTCCACAGTGTGGTCAAAGACGGAAACGTGTCTTTGAGGATCTCCAACGTCCAGCTGTCTGACGCTGGGATGTTCTACTGCCTGAAGATCCCAAAGGAAGAAGGCAGACTCCGGATGGAGAACTCCACGGTGGAGCTGGTTGTTGGTGAGAACACTTTGGTATTGGGATTTGGTATTTTATagaaaatacgaagggtgggggaggcaaatttactggtagcacatgtgcgactggatgtaaaattcagtcgcacactctcaaattttggtcgcaaaatgcgaccatttggtcgcagtctggagccctgcaaggtgctttccataaaatacaaacaagaaCACAATAAAACCAATCCCTACACATGCAAtagaataattataataaaatacacataaacaagcacaaaaaaagagaaatgacagagctaaagaaaaaaagaacccagaaggcgccgtcccccctgtcctcctgttggccggaGTGTCATCATCTAAGCAGCACAAGAACAACTCATCCCCAGAACCTCCCCCCCCAAGAggtgctggggatgagttgGTGGATGGCTTGATGGCTTGGTGGACTTTGTTGAAGTTATTCTAGATTATTTAACAGATTTCCATGGTCCAGCCCTTTTTATACATgagaacatccatccatccatccatccatccatccatccacccatccatcaatgCCTTCCTGGGGTCTGACTTGTCTGTCAATGACCGTCTTGGCCAACACATGGGACAAACTGTTTCTAAATCGGGGAAACAGACAAAAGGGGAAAAAGCTCATTGCGAGAGGAGATTGTCACTCAAacgcaatttttttattttcaaatccaaaaaatacaaacagacgACATATCAAGTGCTTGTTGTCACATCTCGCGTGCCCTATTGCTGACCCCTGTTCTATATATATAGGTATATAATATTTCACGTTCCAACTGCATGGCTCATGCACTAGTATCGgttagcgacagtccagtgtcaacaccgtatgctaaaagtGTGTTCAAAAATGCCCGTTCGGCATGTTTATGAGCGTGTATCACATCCCCGGTGTAAACGGGTGAATATGGGCTGTTCAGAGTCTAAATTTGGTCAAACCTGCACGTAGGTTGTCCTTatgaaatatcaaggttttAGACCACTTAGTGAACCAGTAGAGTCAAAATACTCATGTAGGATTTTTTTCTACTGTGATGCAGTGGGGGACAGGTCGTAGTGACAACATGTAAGTGTAAGTAAGGGTggagtaggtgagacgcaggcgtgtcttacagatttttctgttttacaacaTCCCACATGGTTGAAGCCTAGCACAAATTTAGCTGATTTTTGCCTTTCTTGACTGACCACAGCTGTTT
This genomic window contains:
- the LOC111949228 gene encoding butyrophilin subfamily 1 member A1-like; this translates as MSVLVPLLLFLWSTDGSSAQPHQVVAVVGDAVTLPCSLEDRTRFDDSPTVEWTRADLDLKAALVYRDNSEVFEMKHQRFEFRTSLFHSVVKDGNVSLRISNVQLSDAGMFYCLKIPKEEGRLRMENSTVELVVVSVSDPKISMVAVQSGAVMVECAASCWLPKPEMKILDDQGRTLTAEKTETEEPNGCITVRQKVVLQNSTGRLEDRCFLWFNIRTPVPA